A segment of the Cololabis saira isolate AMF1-May2022 chromosome 3, fColSai1.1, whole genome shotgun sequence genome:
TGGACTATTAACTTTCCTTTCAGTAAATTGTCCAAATACTTTTGAGCGATATAAAAGGTGGTACTTTTCTTAAAATTGCAGTAATTCTTCCATGGTAAAGGCCACATTCTTTTCAAATCTTGATTATTTTAAATCTGCTATTGAATGGTTCAGTTATTTTTGGACCTAACTGGACATTCAGAAGTACATTAACTCCTATGGGAACCTCCATGATCTTTGTAATAGATACAAAACTCCTCCttctggtattatttttttagtacAATATCCTCCGTTGTTAAGGCATCTGGCCTGTTTGCTTTTTGTAATGACTTAAACATGTGAACTTGTGCTGTGGATTTCAGATGAAACACTATAGAACAGCTCGCAGGCTAGATCATTGAAAATAGATGCACTCCTTTCAGTTGTTTAGGCACCAAGCAGTATAACTCCTCAGCCATAAAATCATATTACAAGGTACAGTACAATTAGAAGTCAGTCTATTGACTGCTCTGACCAACTCACAATATAGTAAAACAGCATCATTGGATATGGTATGCGATGTTGACGGGTCAGTTGGAAACCAGAAATTTTCCCTGATGTAACGAATCATCCGGTAACTGTTCCATGTAGTAGTACAATTCAACAGATTGTACAATTATAGTGATACTGCATACTATGTAATACATTTTGGAAAAGGAGTAGTATGTTATGCGTTTTCTAATAAGGTCTTCATCTTTGAGTATTTAGTCATCAAAGAATATCTATACTTAATTGCACTGAACATGGAGTATATTGCACAATTTCATACAGCTATAAGAGGCAATATAAAAACAAGAGACATTTTATGAAACAAGATACTGTCAAATTAAATTCTTCAATGTTTGTTGTGTCCTTTTGGACTTGCTTAATAAGACAATAAAATGACAAATACAACATAAACATGCAGAACTTAAAAGAGCATTTATTTAACATGATAATCTTTACATTACTTCATTTTGGAAGCTCTCTGCCATTTTAACTtgttctttaaaataaataaaataactatgTGATTGGGAGGCATGTTAATTAATCAAAATTAAAGTCAGACATACAGTCTTAAACGATTGGATGTCTAAATGTTAAAGACTATCACATAATGTCATATAGACTCAACAAGACTATCAAAGGGCTTTATGAAACCAACTTTCAGCATGTCCAtaatatcatttttgttttaacatatagCCAATTGAAATAACTAGTCCCCTAAGCttatttaaatacagtaacaTTGTATCATTATAGTTATAAGAGCATAACCAACTTTAAACCCATTATAGCTTATAATTCTAGCTTTAAGTGGAAGAAATAAAAGGTGTTTTTCATCAATATAAAACACATGACAGTAATCACAGTGAATGTAGCTTTTACGAGCAATAGCCTTAGCAGTTTCTTTAACTATTATTACCACGTGCAAACATCCTTCGCATTTATTGGTTCAAACCGTAAAAACTCGCCTTCCTATTGGCCCAAACTGCTGTCAATCAACTCCTACTGCGCACACACGGAAACGTTTCAGGTAGCATTAGcagaatacattaaaaaaacaaataaatattattAAACACTCTTGTTTAAATATGGATCATAAGAAGAtttcttactttttttcttctcttcattACTCGCGGAATCTTCTGCCGGTTGCTGTGGCTCCTCtttctgtgtttctgttggCGACTCAGCACTATCAGACATAGCTGCCTTGTTTTCCTTGATCAGCTGAGCTAGTTTGGCAGCAGCAACAACCGCAGCCTCCTATTGGCTGAAAGAATCACGTGGTTATGTTACACGCAATTCTATTGGCCAATCTGCTATTTGGAAGGCGGTGCTTATCAAGAAGGACGCATGAGTTGAAGTTACTGCGTTCTTGGTACATGCAaggttagtttttattttaatattggttTTTAATACACTTTCAAGTATTGGGTGTTTGTTTTAGTCTAATAAAGTTTAGATAATGTTGGTGCATGCCGATTTTGTCCAATATTGAAAAAGCTTTTCCTCTTCATTTGCTGAACTTCTGAGTTATAGTTAAATATTCTCTTGGTTTCCAGTGACACAAGGGAAGTCACAAAGGAAATAATTATATAACCTGGCAGGTACACTTTCCACAGTACCTTTGAACCTGTCACCCACTTTTCCCTTCACGTTTGGAGCATTCAAACAACAGTAAGTGACATTTTTATGATACAAATTGGTCAAATGGACCAGGATCCGCGTTGCTCCAATACTAgtgttttgttatgattttatgaaattgtttaaaggtttgaagagtttctctctaagattctacactggtggtttttctctatttgcagggtcAATCCTGTTCAGGAGTTCAGCTATAGTTCAGatattttctctatttgcagggtcaactcctgttttatgactaggctgttacaTAGTGTttctttaggtgaagacaatgaagagaaacatATGTTTTAACACTGATGGGTTTCATCCTTTATCTTTGTTGACAATAAACAGGGATATATGGCTGAAGGTCTGATATGTTTGGAAATTGGCTCCACCGATGGGGTTcacgtacaaaacacctccctttttagtataaatacaaCTGGATCAATGACCactgtgtgcatttctctccgacctatgtggtttgagagaggtttacctccggctggaaaatgTGGTGCATGATATAATACAAGATTGTATTAActtttgattctgttcactggttttcgtATGGTACACCAGACAAACAAAAACGCAGATCTTTAAATTTGTCTGGCGGTAATACCATTTAGTGTCCGTGTGATCACAACACTGCAACACCAATGAAGAACTCTTACATTTTCTACTTCAAAAAAGCTTGAAATTAATTTTCCTTGACAAAAGTATCACTTATTATTTCCAGATCATTCTAAAAACGACATTACAAACATATTCAGGGCTGTGCACTTGACCTTGTGTTTCTGTAATAATGGTGCAACAACGTCTCAAATATTGTATCTAAATGAGTTTACCTTGTTCTTGCAGTGGCAAAAGTTGGCAGGCTCGCTACAAAAGATGCTGTTCTCTTCCTCTGTGACATGCAGGAAAAGTTCAGACCCAACATCTTCCAATTCAGCAACATTGTCAGCAATTCGGCCAGACTTCTACAGGTTGACCATACTCACTGTCTCTGCAAAATGGTCATTATTTGTACTGTCTAAATTAAATCCACCTGCCCTCACCTTCTTTACTTAGGCCAGTCGTATTCTGGGGATCCCCCCTATTTTGACGGAGCAGTATCCTAAAGGCTTGGGACCTACGGTGCCAGAGCTAGGAGCTGAGGACCTGAAAGCTCATGCTAAAACCTCATTTACCATGATGATAGAGACGGTAGAGAAGGAGCTGCAAGCCCTAGGAAACCCTAAACAAGTAATTCTGTGTGGAATAGAGGCGCACGCCTGTATCGCAGTAAGTCacttgtgattattttattgttcagcatattttatttaattttttatagtCGGGTGTGTCACTGTAGCTTTGCTGTATTTTTTCTAATTCGTGAAAACATCTCCCACAGTGCACAACATTTGATCTACTGGAGAAAGGAATCGAGGTCCATATTGTGGCTGATGCTGTTTCATCTAGAAGGTGCTATTATTTTGATCTTTGACTTTGGGTATAATTTTTTACAGTATGAAATCCCTTTGGGGAAACTTCAGAGATGTGCTTTTCTACAAAAATGTCTGTTTTCCCCTCGTCAGCCAAACGGATCGCTTGTTTGCCCTGTCCAGACTGAAGCAGAGCGGCGCTTACCTCACCACAACAGAagcagtcctcctgcagctggtTCAAGATGCCAAACACCCAAACTTCAAGGAGGTGATTGCTACAGCTGTTGCTGTGCACCTTTGTTTCTGTATAGATTTAGCATGTTTGAGTGTTTTCAGATGGATAACAAATGACTGACAACAGATTACAAATGATAGGTTTACACAAGTAACTGTTTTCAAGTGCTACAAAACTAGTTGTGGCTCTTCTTCACTCATTAACCTTTCAGTTTCTGGTCTGAAAATGGCTAAATTGATTTTGTGAGTATgacaaacaaactttttttggcAGATCCAAAAGCTCCTGACCCACCCATCCCCTGACACTGGTCTTCTCTCCTTCTTCAGTGCTCTGTAGAGAAATCATCTCCTGTCATCGTttccactgtaaaaaaaacttGACTGCATCCAAAACGTTGATAAAGTGTACAAAAGTAATAAAGCATTTCTGCCACTTTAAATTTGTACTGTTGTGCTTTTGTGTTCACCTTTCTGAATCAAACCCTTGAGCCACACTTGTTAGCATGAAAGTTGGACAGTTTAAGGGTGTTTCTCCACCATGAGAATCTGACAGGCTGACAGACTGAGGGGGCAGATCCAGAGGCGGGTGCAAGGAGTGATGTCACAGTGGGAGGAGTGAATGACGTCTTTCTGGTAAAGTCAAAGGGAGGGGAAggcagagagagggagggaaagaaaaaggaagctCTCCGATAAGTTTTTCTGTGCATTTTTCTCTAGACTTATTCAAACTTTAGCAGATAAAAGGTGGGATCGGATGCCTTGAAGGGATCAGCATGCTGAAGACTGACAtttgaagggaggaaaggacgCCATTTGTCAGCAATTGTGCACAGCTGATGAAAACATAAATTATTAACACTTTTCAAGGCCTTGGGCCTCGAATGACCACAGAGAGGTAAGCAAGAAGCAAATTTTCCTCAAAAATAGTCCGAACAAGTAGACTCAGCACACGTAGATGTGGACACAGCCGAGCCTTGTGTTGACTTGTGAATGGAAAATTTCCTGTGCAGTCAAAATGTCTTGTGTTTGAACTTACTGGTATGTGACTGACGCCGGTTGGGAGTGCAGGAGCAAAACAGTTGGCTCTGTTTCATTACAAGCTGAGGAGAGTCTCCTGTGGGACTACTTTTGTGACCTTTTTGTGTCCAAGTgaacaaaaagtaaaagtacatgtTTATCCAGTGTTTCCTCTCGTTATCCTTCAGATCctggacagagaagaagaaaaataatgtcTTCTGACTTGGACTCTAGTCTCACTAGCATTGACTGGCTTCCCAAACTGGGAATCAGCAGCCTGCGTtcagggaaggagagagcaggagcggATAGGGACAAAAAGAGAGACAGAGGAAGGGAGAGGGGAGACCTCTTACCCTCAGTACCGAGCCCCTCTGCCTCTAACTCTAAAGGAAAACCCCCTCACAGCTATGCCACTCTCATTGCCATGGCAATAGCAGCTGCACCTGAGAGGAAGCTGAGTTTAAATGACATCTACACCTGGATCAGCAACACATTCCCCTACTACAGCCGAGCAGGTCGTGGATGGAAGGCAAGTACTACCACTTTCAACTTCAACCTCCTTTTATTGCCCCACGGCTAGGCCGGTGGAATTAGTAACTTTACCTCCGAGTTGGAGAGAATGTAATTATATGTTATTAAAGTATATTAAAGAGTTATTCCTGAGAAATAACTAACTCATTCAATCCCTAACAGAACTCCATCCGTCACAATCTCTCCCTAAATAAATGCTTCAGGAAAGTTCCTCGACCACAGAACGACCCTGGAAAGGTGAGCTACTTTTATATTGTGATGCTATAAATAAGATTTTGTTTTCACTTGTGCATGACATggagaaatgtttgtttttgagaGTGTAAAGGCAGAAATGTATGTTGTAATTAAAGGGCTCCTACTGGACCATGGATGGACCCTCAGAAGTGACTCAAATGAGGGCACCAAAACGTCACTAcgtggaagaagaggaggaagaccaAAGGGAGGAAGTATGTTTCTCTCCATCATTTGTTAAATGAATATTGTCAAATGCTGGTAAATGTTTTAAGAACCACAGTTTTTAggattgtttgtttatttctggTGAAAGGTGAATATCTTTGAAGGAGGATCTAACCTTCATATCGTAGAAAAATTGTACTATTAAACTACTTCAGGCCATAATCATTGTAATGGGGAGAATTAttctggtggggggggggttctattgcttttacattttttcagttcaaatatactaaataaatactggttatttgcTAGGATATTACCATTGTATTAATGTAATCAATAAAATGTTATTAATAGTAATCAAAGTCAAAGTGGCAACTGAACATACGTGTCTCATAAATGCCACTACATGGAAGGGTTTGTTTTTACCCCCCctctaaattaatataaattattattataaccgtCAGAAACATGAATGACTCTCCCCTGACGTAAAAGTCCCAGGACAGTCACTGACCTGACTAGTTGTGTGAGTTGAAAAGGTTTGATGTTGTCATTATCCAAAAGGTTCatcccaaaaaaaaagacattcatATTCATTACTAAATAAGAATGTGGGCTCATAACAAAACTGGTACAACTGCTATTTGTCATTTTCTCAGGACGAACGGGCAGGGGAGGGTTATACCCGGCCAaaagtgttgttttgttttttcatttaatttcttatACATCTGTAATCTACAGATTACTCACTTAAAGACTGCaatagattattatttttttcaggaATCTTTTTTTCAAGATactgctatttaaaaaaaaaaaagaagtaaatattaattcagtcatGTGTAAATGAAATCAAACCCTCTTTCAAAAGTTACTTATGTCTATAAAGGATGTGGGAGTGTGGCTTAGGTTTGGAGAGTTGCAtctaaacaaaccaaaacatttCTGTGACAGTGTCCTTTGCACGGACAAGACCAAAGTGGGGGTTGTTGTGGTAATGCATTGTTCCACATTTagcaaaaaaactgaaatgtgcACAAGTAACTCCAGCCGTCAATCCTGGTGGTGGAGAGGTGAGGGTTTGGGCCACAGGGTCTGGGCATGTTGCAGTCATCGAGTTGTTCTAAagtcaaaaaagtcaaaatcatcTTCTTGTAATAATAACTAATTTGTGTTCTCTTTAattaaattcattttaatttgtctGACAAAAATATGTACAAGTTCTTCTGTACAGCCGAGTGAAATGTGAGACCATCTGTCAGGCATTTAAAGTCTGGCTGAAATTTAATGTTGCAACAGGACATGATTCATTGTAACAGTCCAGACATCGACCTGATTGAAATAATGTGTTAGCGATGAAAACCTTTTCAaatgttaaaacatgttcagtctGAAACTAAAACTGTTAACCTGAGCAAGTCGTTGTAAAACGGCTGCAATTTAGACTTCTTACTTAGTGCTAATATCTTTTAGTTCCTTATCTTAAGTCTGAAACTTTTTCACACACAAAAGTAAGTGAAACCCCTGCTTGAATATGCAATGAATGTCCcacattttaaatgaaagtACAGTTTTCTAAATTGCAAATTGAGATTAGAAAATGTCTGATATACATTAAGCACCTCTCTTAATAGTCATCAttgtttcctgatatttattttgatagggcagtttgcttttttgttttgttcttttaaatcttttttggtAAGTTTGAAACATATATTGCTGTGCCCCTCTCTCTCTGGCAGGAATTGTCACAACAAAAACAGGTTTTGTGAATTAGTCACCGCTTACTTAATATTCAGAGAGGAGAAGGGCGTGGTAgccagtggctacagaggtgggcttgagTCTAaatcccaggttcaagccccggaatggcaaccaagacgaaccaccttgggcccctgagcaaggcccttaaccctaatttcTCCACAAATAGTGTGTGTGTTCTCTCAGatttaagtcgctttggataaaagcgtctgctaaatgacagtagtagtagctaAACCTGACTATGTATTAATATTActgttgttttacttttttgtttctgtattttgACAGAAACAATCCTTTAACTTCAAAGTTTTTGCTCCATGTCTACAGGACGTCAGCGCCTTATCCGCTGTCTAAAATAGAATCATTGTGCCCTTTCAGGTTCCTCGCCTCGCAGAGACACAAGCGGCGAGAGGCGCCTCGCCTCATCAACCACAGCCAGCTTCCCACACTGACCTCCATCTTTATAACCCTTCTCCACTCCAGCAGTCACCCCACTCTGgatccctccctccccctcccccgtGCAAGGTAGACTTGCTTTCCCTCTTCTCATATTACAGCCATGCATGTCGGGCGTTACATAATCCTTCGTCTTTATCTTCACAGCAACCGTCACCTTACATGCCAGCTCAAGTCTCGAGTCTCCCCGTATCTCATCTGTCCTCTGTCTCTCAACCGGCTGGAATCCCACCTGCTGCACCCATTTCTTCCATCAATTGTTTTCCTCTTCCCCACCCATCTGGCTCCGCTTTTTCTACCCCCCTTGCTTCTGCTACACCTCTGTCGGCTGCCAACATGTCCACGGCTTCTCCCGCTGGTCCATCTTTCTCTGACGCTGCGCTGTCCTTCCCTGCCATTTCAGATGCGCTCCCCGTTTCCACTTTCTCCTGCGCCCCCAGCTCGACGCCCATGCCTGTTAACTCAGTGTCAGGGCCCAGTCACTCGTCTGTGTCAGCTGTGCATACAT
Coding sequences within it:
- the isoc2 gene encoding isochorismatase domain-containing protein 2; its protein translation is MAKVGRLATKDAVLFLCDMQEKFRPNIFQFSNIVSNSARLLQASRILGIPPILTEQYPKGLGPTVPELGAEDLKAHAKTSFTMMIETVEKELQALGNPKQVILCGIEAHACIACTTFDLLEKGIEVHIVADAVSSRSQTDRLFALSRLKQSGAYLTTTEAVLLQLVQDAKHPNFKEIQKLLTHPSPDTGLLSFFSAL